A genomic segment from Montipora foliosa isolate CH-2021 chromosome 9, ASM3666993v2, whole genome shotgun sequence encodes:
- the LOC137970585 gene encoding adenylosuccinate lyase-like encodes MAGDSVHGVYRSPLTSRYASPEMAFNFSEEKKFSTWRKLWLFLAKSEKMLGLDISDEQIQEMESNLTNIEYNLAAAEEKKRRHDVMAHVHTFGACCPKAAPIIHLGATSCYVGDNTDLIVIKDAFNIVLPKLARCIDRLSGFAEKYKSVPTLGYTHFQPAQLTTVGKRACLWLSDLLMDLRNLIRARDDLRFRGVKGTTGTQASFLNLFDGDHGKVEKLDQLVTEMAGFKNHYIVTGQTYSRKVDLDCLSALGSLGASVHKICTDIRLLANQKEIEEPFEKDQIGSSAMPYKRNPMRSERCCSLARHLMVLVGDAQQTAAAQWLERTLDDSANRRISLAEAFLTADIVLSTLQNVCEGLVVYPKVIRVELPFMASENIIMAIVKAGGNRQECHEKIRVLSQESGAVVKEQGGDNDLVDRIKNCEYFAPIHSKLDAILDANTFTGRAPQQVRPASFVLPTTSPKQTEGSWDENGLQRKH; translated from the exons ATGGCGGGAGATTCAGTTCATGGAGTGTATCGAAGCCCACTTACAAGTCGATATGCAAGCCCTGAAATGGCCTTTAATTTCTCAGAGGAGAAAAAATTTTCGACATGGAGAAAGCTGTGGCTCTTCTTAGCAAAATCTGAGAAG ATGCTGGGTCTGGATATCTCAGATGAGCAAATTCAGGAAATGGAATCTAATTTGACGAACATCGAGTACAATTTAGCTGCcgcagaagaaaaaaaacgaagGCATGACGTAATGGCGCACGTGCACACGTTTGGCGCGTGCTGTCCCAAGGCGGCTCCTATAATACACCTCGGAGCCACTTCATGTTATGTTGGTGACAATACT GACCTTATTGTTATAAAGGATGCTTTCAATATTGTACTTCCAAAG cttgcaagatGCATAGATCGACTGTCAGGCTTTGCAGAGAAGTACAAGTCAGTCCCTACTCTTGGCTACACACATTTTCA GCCTGCACAATTGACAACAGTTGGAAAGAGAGCTTGCCTTTGGCTGTCAGATTTGCTAATGGACTTGAGAAATCTCATCCGGGCGAGAGATGATTTGAGATTCCGTGGAGTCAAGGGTACCACTGGCACCCAAGCCAGTTTTCTTAATCTCTTTGATGGGGATCATGGAAAG GTGGAAAAACTAGACCAGCTAGTTACCGAGATGGCTGGATTTAAAAATCATTATATTGTCACAGGGCAAACTTACAGTCGAAAAGTAGACTTGGACTGTCTGTCAGCTCTGGGTAGCTTGGGAGCTTCAGTTCACAAG ATTTGCACAGATATTcggcttttagccaatcaaaaagaaatcGAAGAGCCCTTCGAAAAAGATCAAATCG GTTCAAGTGCAATGCCATACAAACGAAATCCAATGAGAAGTGAAAGGTGCTGTAGCCTTGCTCGTCATTTAATGGTGCTTGTAGGAGATGCACAGCAAACTGCAGCTGCACAGTGGCTGGAGAGAACACTGGATGACAGCGCAAACAG GAGAATTAGCCTAGCCGAAGCTTTTCTCACAGCTGACATTGTACTGAGCACTCTGCAGAATGTTTGCGAGGGTCTTGTTGTTTACCCGAAGGTAATAAGAGTC GAGTTACCATTCATGGCGTCTGAAAACATCATCATGGCCATAGTCAAAGCTGGTGGCAATAGACAG GAGTGCCATGAGAAGATACGTGTACTGTCTCAGGAATCTGGGGCTGTTGTCAAGGAACAAGGTGGAGACAATGATTTAGTCGACAGGATCAAGAACTGTGAGTACTTTGCTCCAATTCACAGCAAgctggacgccattttggacGCAAACACTTTCACAGGACGAGCGCCTCAACAG